The proteins below are encoded in one region of Ignisphaera cupida:
- a CDS encoding methionine synthase gives MIRTSHVGSFPLSFSVDNVRRVLVDLSRVGLDAPPYPQLRSFIDIYLRPLELLGIVYSRRGVFFSSEKSFDASPPIVAIDDAEKAVEIVRSEGLGFKWLRAPVTGVFTLSSRIYLSEDVSKGLQSTVLARKDIVKGFFKDFVASIARRLQFVGYNIVFFDEPVLTFFIGRRILFGWLEDEIIDVLSHVAKSASPAEIGIHICGQLNPRILEIVSRVDRIRYLSLEFFATPQNIELINKSMLEKYDKIVSPGIVAASKPRVETVEEAYSVLAKVYEKSGGRVDLVSGDCGFGGLRGSLGDEEKEYQISIEKLKTVVEAVKKFLKIVEH, from the coding sequence GTGATTAGAACTAGTCATGTTGGTAGTTTTCCACTATCCTTTTCAGTGGATAATGTTAGAAGGGTTTTGGTTGATTTGAGTAGAGTTGGTTTGGATGCTCCCCCGTATCCCCAGCTAAGGTCTTTTATAGATATTTATTTGAGGCCTTTGGAGCTTCTAGGTATTGTGTATAGTAGAAGAGGTGTTTTCTTCTCTTCTGAGAAGAGCTTCGATGCTTCTCCTCCCATTGTTGCTATTGATGATGCTGAGAAGGCTGTTGAGATTGTTAGGAGTGAGGGTCTTGGCTTCAAATGGCTTAGAGCACCTGTTACAGGTGTTTTCACTCTCTCCTCTAGGATATACCTTTCTGAGGATGTTTCCAAAGGGCTTCAATCAACTGTTTTAGCTAGAAAGGATATTGTCAAGGGGTTTTTCAAAGATTTTGTAGCTAGTATTGCTAGGCGTTTGCAGTTTGTTGGATACAACATAGTGTTTTTCGATGAGCCTGTTCTAACATTTTTCATTGGTAGAAGAATTTTGTTTGGCTGGTTAGAGGATGAGATTATAGATGTTCTTAGCCATGTAGCTAAAAGCGCTTCGCCAGCTGAGATTGGGATTCATATTTGTGGTCAGCTAAATCCGAGGATACTAGAGATTGTTTCTAGAGTTGATAGAATAAGGTATTTGAGTCTAGAGTTTTTTGCAACTCCACAAAACATTGAATTGATAAACAAGTCAATGCTAGAAAAATACGATAAGATAGTATCACCTGGAATAGTAGCAGCATCAAAACCAAGAGTTGAAACAGTTGAGGAAGCATATTCAGTACTTGCCAAGGTCTATGAGAAATCTGGTGGAAGAGTGGATCTGGTATCGGGAGACTGTGGATTTGGTGGGCTAAGGGGAAGCCTGGGAGATGAGGAGAAGGAGTACCAAATATCGATAGAAAAACTAAAAACAGTTGTTGAAGCAGTGAAAAAATTTTTGAAAATTGTTGAACACTAA